In the Candidatus Bathyarchaeota archaeon genome, CATAGTAAGACCAATGGAAAAGGAACAATTTTACAAGAAATGTGAAAAGTGTAGAGAACAAATAAGAAAGTTTTTGGATGAGGTCCGTTTAGGAAACTGACCGTCAAGAAAATTTTGAAAACCTTACCGTAATTAATATTGAGAATTCATAAAGGATATTAGGCTAGGCTGAGAGACGCCTCCGCACTGAATTCAGATTCGGAGGAAAAACAATGAAATATCTTGTTTGGCTGAAAATCAATCCGACAAACACCAGAGAAGCGCTACGCACCTTAGGCAAGCTTCCACAGCGGCCATGGAAAGGCATACAAATGTACTACACGATGAACACTTTCGGAGATTGGGATTGTGGCATCTGGTTTGACGCTAAAAGCCACGAGTACGCCATTGATTTCGTGCACAACAAAATATGTCCAATCTCAGGAATAGTCCAGACGTACGTGATGCCAACGTCACCGATCAAGGATTACGTCAACTGGAAATAGCCACGTCTTTCTAGAAATCCACTTTCCTCTTTTTTTGTTTTATTGCACAATTTCCATAATCTAAATAGGCAAACAGCATAACAGAGTTTTGATTCTGTGTAAAGCTTCTGATATCAATCTTTCTTCTTGAAAAACAGCCAATTTTTCTTTCCTTTGAACCTCACCAAACAGTAAACACCTTTTAGCTTGCGACCTTTTATTTCGAAAACCAACTTGTTCTCCTTTCTGCTTGTCAAAACGTATTGCCCCTTGTCCCAGATTTCCACGGTACCCGCGCCATACTGCCCCTCTGGGATCGTCCCTTCAAAATCCGCATAGCCAACGGGATGGTCTTCCACTTGAACTGCTAGTCTTTTTACACCACTTTCTGTAGGGGGTGTTTTGGGAACAGCCCAACTCTTTAAAACTCCGTCCATTTCTAACCTTAAATCATAATGCAGGTGCGTGGCTTGGTGTTTCTGAATCACGTAAATGTTTCCACGATCAGTTTTTTCGTTACCCTTAAGTTCCCTTGTTTTCTCAAAATCTCTTTTTTTCCAATACTCTTCAAGCCTCATGTTTTTCCTCCAAAATCATAATAAAGAGACTTAGAATTTATTTAGAATTCTGCTTGGTTCATGATACATTGTTACGGATTTTTTAAGAACAGTTCTTAAACATTGCAATGTGTCGAGGCACATGTCGGAACAATTATATCACGGCACATAGAATATCGTTTTCCTTATTGAACACGAATTCTTCCGGAGACAGAGTTCATGTGTGCAAAACTAAGTAGAAGATTCCCGATTCAGTCCCTTCTCTCCGCTGCATGCATGTATGCATGCGCGTAGGCATTGGCAACGGAGTTGGGTTTGTGTTCCAAACTATTTCTTGAGCCTCAGCCGTCCATGATGTAAACATTGAAAGCATCGAGGGTGCTAGCAGTCCAATCAGAGGCCAGTCCCTATACTCAGAAAAATACACTTTCGGACCATGATACGCAGAGAAGTAACCGTCATCTCTTTCAACTATTTCACAGACTTCTTTACCCTTGTAATAAGCCCACATCATCTGACCAAAAGCATCTTGTTCAGGTTTCATAG is a window encoding:
- a CDS encoding 3'-phosphoesterase encodes the protein MRLEEYWKKRDFEKTRELKGNEKTDRGNIYVIQKHQATHLHYDLRLEMDGVLKSWAVPKTPPTESGVKRLAVQVEDHPVGYADFEGTIPEGQYGAGTVEIWDKGQYVLTSRKENKLVFEIKGRKLKGVYCLVRFKGKKNWLFFKKKD